One Nitrosopumilus piranensis genomic region harbors:
- the fbp gene encoding fructose-1,6-bisphosphate aldolase/phosphatase, whose amino-acid sequence MKITVSVIKADVGGVGGHTKPSDGLLDAIKNTVKNSADLLIDYYIGYCGDDTHIVMSHTHGVDNQQIHKLAWDAFMAGTQVAKEEGLYGAGQDLLKDSFSGNVKGMGPGVAEMEFEERPNEAFTVFAADKTEPGAFNYPIYRMFVDALSNTGLIVNKNLAEGVKMNIMDVEKAQIAELELWQDKPTIEAALMYPGRYVVDSVTTKDGEPILAASTDRLHNIAGTYVGKDDPICLVRTQKRFPATEEVGSVFNNPHFVAGNTRGSHNMPLMPVKLNSAATINFCIPIVEALVFSMHNGKFTGPFDGFSTPDWDLIRERATEKAMAIRSQGFIHPATLVPSELEYAEGYRARMDVLESKMKPMEESTSSGQKKENYEDPD is encoded by the coding sequence ATGAAAATTACAGTTTCAGTTATCAAAGCCGATGTCGGTGGTGTCGGTGGACATACAAAACCAAGTGACGGATTGTTAGACGCAATTAAAAATACCGTCAAAAATTCAGCAGATTTGCTTATTGATTATTACATAGGATATTGTGGAGACGACACTCACATTGTAATGTCTCACACTCACGGAGTAGACAACCAACAGATTCACAAATTAGCATGGGATGCATTCATGGCAGGAACTCAAGTTGCAAAAGAAGAAGGTCTGTATGGGGCAGGACAAGATTTACTCAAAGATTCATTTTCAGGAAACGTAAAAGGTATGGGTCCAGGGGTTGCAGAGATGGAGTTTGAAGAAAGACCTAATGAAGCATTTACAGTATTTGCAGCGGATAAAACAGAACCAGGTGCATTCAACTATCCAATTTACAGAATGTTTGTAGACGCACTAAGTAACACAGGATTAATCGTAAACAAGAATCTTGCAGAAGGAGTAAAAATGAACATCATGGATGTTGAGAAAGCTCAGATTGCAGAATTAGAATTATGGCAAGACAAACCAACAATTGAAGCTGCATTAATGTATCCAGGAAGATATGTTGTAGATTCTGTCACTACCAAAGATGGAGAGCCAATTTTAGCTGCATCAACTGACAGATTACACAACATTGCAGGAACATATGTTGGAAAAGACGATCCAATTTGTCTTGTTAGAACACAAAAAAGATTCCCTGCAACCGAAGAGGTAGGAAGTGTCTTTAACAATCCACACTTTGTTGCAGGAAATACAAGAGGAAGTCACAACATGCCTTTAATGCCTGTGAAACTAAATTCTGCAGCAACAATCAACTTTTGCATTCCAATAGTTGAAGCACTTGTTTTTAGTATGCATAATGGAAAGTTTACAGGTCCATTTGATGGATTCTCAACTCCAGATTGGGATCTAATTAGAGAAAGAGCAACAGAAAAAGCAATGGCAATTAGAAGTCAAGGATTCATTCATCCAGCAACACTTGTTCCATCAGAATTAGAATATGCTGAAGGGTATAGAGCAAGAATGGATGTTCTTGAAAGTAAGATGAAACCAATGGAAGAAAGCACTTCTAGTGGACAAAAGAAAGAAAATTACGAAGATCCAGACTAG
- the tuf gene encoding translation elongation factor EF-1 subunit alpha, which produces MADKPHLNLIVTGHIDNGKSTTMGHFLMDLGVVDERTIAAHASESEKTGKGDTFKYAWVMDNIKDERERGITIDLAFQKFESPKYFFTLIDAPGHRDFIKNMITGASEADAAVLVLSAKEGETDTAIAAGGQAREHAFLLKTLGVNQLIVAINKMDDSNYSEDAFKAAKEKGEKLVKSVGYKLENVPFIPVSGWKGDNLVKKSENMPWYNGKTLLEAFDDFTVSEKPVGKPLRVPIQDVYTITGVGTVPVGRVETGTMKAGDKIVVMPSGAPGEIKSIETHHQEMPSAEAGDNIGFNLRGVEKKDIKRGDVLGSPDAPPAVAKEFKAQIIVIHHPTAIAPGYTPVMHAHTAQVAATVTEFLQKINPATGAVEEENPKFLKVGDSAIVKIRPVRPTCIETFQDFPEMGRFALRDMGATIAAGIVKEITEEYKP; this is translated from the coding sequence ATGGCAGATAAACCACACTTGAACCTGATTGTTACAGGTCATATTGATAATGGAAAATCAACAACTATGGGTCATTTCTTGATGGATCTTGGTGTTGTAGATGAAAGAACAATTGCAGCACATGCATCCGAATCCGAGAAGACCGGAAAAGGTGATACTTTCAAGTATGCATGGGTTATGGATAACATTAAGGATGAAAGAGAGAGAGGTATTACAATCGATCTTGCATTCCAAAAATTTGAGTCTCCAAAGTACTTCTTTACTTTGATTGACGCTCCTGGTCACAGGGACTTTATTAAAAACATGATTACTGGTGCTTCTGAAGCCGATGCAGCAGTCTTAGTACTTTCAGCAAAAGAAGGTGAAACAGATACTGCAATTGCTGCAGGAGGTCAAGCAAGAGAACACGCATTCTTACTCAAGACTTTAGGTGTAAACCAACTAATCGTTGCAATCAACAAGATGGATGATAGCAACTATTCTGAAGACGCATTTAAAGCCGCCAAAGAAAAGGGCGAAAAATTAGTTAAATCTGTAGGTTACAAACTAGAAAATGTGCCATTCATTCCAGTTTCTGGATGGAAAGGCGATAACTTGGTTAAAAAATCTGAGAACATGCCATGGTACAATGGCAAGACCCTACTTGAAGCATTTGATGACTTTACAGTATCTGAAAAACCAGTAGGAAAACCACTACGTGTTCCAATCCAAGATGTTTATACCATCACTGGTGTTGGTACCGTTCCAGTAGGTAGAGTTGAGACAGGAACTATGAAAGCAGGAGACAAAATTGTTGTAATGCCTTCAGGTGCTCCTGGTGAAATCAAATCTATTGAGACACACCACCAAGAGATGCCATCTGCAGAAGCAGGTGATAACATTGGTTTTAACCTTAGAGGTGTTGAGAAGAAAGATATCAAAAGAGGAGATGTTCTTGGAAGTCCAGATGCTCCTCCAGCAGTTGCAAAAGAATTCAAAGCACAAATTATTGTAATTCACCACCCAACAGCAATTGCACCTGGTTACACTCCAGTTATGCACGCACACACTGCACAAGTTGCAGCAACAGTTACTGAGTTTCTACAAAAGATCAACCCCGCAACTGGTGCCGTTGAGGAAGAAAATCCAAAATTCCTCAAAGTTGGAGATTCCGCAATTGTAAAAATCAGACCGGTAAGACCAACTTGTATTGAAACATTCCAAGATTTCCCTGAGATGGGTAGATTTGCCCTAAGAGATATGGGTGCAACTATCGCAGCAGGAATCGTTAAGGAAATTACCGAAGAGTACAAACCATAG
- the rpsJ gene encoding 30S ribosomal protein S10 produces MTQTARVKLTSTSLPKLDGVCGEIMGIGKKTGVKVKGPTPLPVKRLHVATRKSPCGSGTETYEKWEMKMHRRIININADDKAIRQLMRLKIPDDVYIELSLT; encoded by the coding sequence ATGACCCAAACCGCCCGTGTCAAACTCACATCAACAAGTCTACCAAAACTAGATGGAGTATGTGGGGAAATCATGGGTATCGGTAAAAAAACAGGTGTTAAGGTAAAAGGTCCAACACCACTTCCTGTAAAAAGATTACATGTTGCTACTAGAAAGTCACCCTGTGGCAGTGGCACTGAAACCTATGAGAAGTGGGAGATGAAAATGCATAGAAGAATTATCAATATCAACGCTGATGATAAAGCAATCAGACAACTTATGCGACTAAAGATTCCTGATGACGTCTACATTGAACTCTCCTTAACATAA
- a CDS encoding RNA polymerase Rbp10 codes for MINMAEENFDDEVEETPVETFDVNYSCLRCGTMVSNTELSRLPEIKCICGFRVFTKVRPPVVKTVKAI; via the coding sequence ATGATAAACATGGCTGAAGAAAACTTTGATGATGAAGTAGAAGAAACACCTGTTGAAACATTTGATGTAAACTATTCTTGCCTTAGATGTGGAACTATGGTCTCAAATACTGAACTATCTCGTTTACCTGAAATCAAATGTATTTGTGGATTCAGAGTATTTACTAAAGTAAGACCCCCAGTAGTCAAAACTGTAAAAGCAATCTAA
- a CDS encoding C2H2-type zinc finger protein, with protein sequence MRFFKKIKCDSCDSKFSKQEELMNHKQIVHGKDLQYDCKVCDKYFSNMEDMRTHLQREHSYKKDREN encoded by the coding sequence TTGAGATTTTTTAAAAAAATAAAATGCGATAGTTGTGATAGTAAATTTTCAAAACAAGAAGAGTTGATGAATCACAAACAGATTGTTCATGGAAAAGATTTACAGTATGATTGCAAAGTGTGTGACAAATATTTTTCAAATATGGAAGATATGCGAACTCATTTGCAAAGAGAGCACAGTTACAAAAAAGACAGAGAGAATTAG
- a CDS encoding radical SAM protein has protein sequence MEIMGRGFRQIIRESPLYFHLGLKIGGYKLFGRKSPFYGSADIINVCNLHCEHCYWWLNRKENEDLTTQQWKKIIDEKFKKQHVFIATLVGGEPMMRPDIVELFVKEFPKRACVVTNGTFPIPYFKDIYFYWISIDGDEKTHNKIRGEGAWAKTRENVLNYVKNNGQKAWKDIWITMTINSQNYKTVEKVIDDWKDYTNKIGFQFHTPFMENDPLWLPFGKERDKVIDRLIDLKLNSLKNYIINPKEQLEIMKQNWGGKGTTPIDCPTWAIVSVDHMGREKQPCCIGSAEKDSMKPICEKCGLGCYSVLLGYGIKGMA, from the coding sequence ATGGAAATTATGGGAAGAGGATTTAGACAGATCATTCGAGAATCTCCACTGTATTTTCATCTGGGACTAAAAATTGGCGGATACAAGTTATTTGGTAGAAAGAGTCCATTTTATGGCTCAGCTGATATAATCAATGTCTGCAATTTGCATTGCGAACACTGCTACTGGTGGCTAAACCGAAAAGAAAATGAGGATCTCACAACTCAGCAATGGAAAAAAATCATTGATGAAAAGTTCAAGAAGCAACATGTATTTATTGCAACTTTGGTTGGTGGTGAACCTATGATGCGTCCAGACATTGTTGAACTGTTTGTCAAAGAATTTCCAAAAAGAGCATGTGTTGTGACTAATGGAACTTTTCCAATTCCTTACTTTAAGGACATTTACTTTTACTGGATTTCAATAGACGGAGATGAAAAGACGCACAATAAAATTCGTGGAGAAGGTGCATGGGCAAAAACTAGAGAAAATGTTCTAAACTATGTAAAAAACAATGGCCAAAAAGCCTGGAAAGATATATGGATAACAATGACCATAAACTCACAAAATTACAAAACAGTTGAAAAAGTAATTGATGATTGGAAAGACTATACTAATAAAATTGGATTTCAATTCCACACACCGTTTATGGAAAATGATCCTCTTTGGCTTCCATTTGGTAAAGAACGTGACAAAGTAATTGATAGACTAATTGATTTAAAATTAAATTCTCTAAAAAATTATATCATCAATCCTAAAGAACAACTAGAAATTATGAAACAAAATTGGGGTGGAAAAGGAACCACTCCTATTGATTGCCCTACTTGGGCAATTGTTTCAGTTGATCACATGGGTCGGGAAAAACAACCCTGCTGCATAGGAAGTGCTGAGAAAGATTCTATGAAGCCAATATGCGAAAAATGTGGTTTGGGATGTTACTCTGTATTGTTAGGATATGGAATAAAGGGAATGGCTTAA
- a CDS encoding TIGR00725 family protein, with the protein MAKKRQILVIGHNTKGCLPKHEKIAYEIGAEIAKSDSVLICGGLGGVMIAAAHGAKDAGGLTIGIIPQNDPAEANEYCDIVIPTGMGLARDFLNALSADGVIIVGGGSGTLSETCAAYMHKKPMVAIRNLDSSVDPFIGGYLDHRENIKIVGVDTPQEAIKKILELISP; encoded by the coding sequence ATGGCAAAGAAAAGACAGATCTTAGTTATTGGCCACAACACAAAGGGATGCCTTCCTAAGCATGAAAAAATTGCTTATGAGATTGGGGCTGAAATTGCAAAATCTGATTCTGTCTTAATTTGTGGTGGTCTGGGTGGGGTGATGATTGCAGCAGCTCATGGCGCAAAGGATGCAGGAGGTCTAACTATTGGAATAATTCCTCAAAATGATCCTGCTGAGGCAAATGAATACTGTGACATTGTAATTCCGACCGGAATGGGATTGGCACGTGATTTTCTCAATGCCTTGTCAGCTGATGGTGTGATAATTGTAGGTGGCGGGTCTGGAACGTTATCTGAAACATGTGCTGCATACATGCACAAAAAACCAATGGTTGCAATTAGAAATCTTGATAGCTCAGTTGATCCATTTATTGGCGGATATCTTGATCACAGAGAAAACATCAAGATAGTTGGAGTGGATACTCCTCAAGAAGCAATTAAAAAAATTCTAGAATTAATATCTCCATAA
- a CDS encoding 3-hydroxyacyl-CoA dehydrogenase yields MTIKNITVLGSGVMGHGIAQVSATAGYNIVLRDIEQGFLDKAMEKIRWSLDKLVSKEKISKEEGDAIFGRIKPVVDLKEAVKDAEMVIEVVPEIMDLKKKVYAELDEVAAPEVIFASNTSTLPITEIANTTSRPDKFIGIHFFNPPQLMKLVEVIPGEKTSQQVTELTKDFVKSVNKQAVLCRKDVPGFIINRLFIPMVHEACFVKDRTGATLEEIDSAVKFKLGFPMGIFELADFTGMDVIHKATVEMHLRDKKVINPHPLVEKMFDEKKLGQKSGEGYYKYSDDKYERVTLSEELAQKCDPIQIVANILNNAAWLVTNGASDIDEIEKAVQLGLGLKKPLFETAKEIGIKNIVEELNKLAQEYGEFYKPDPLLVSMQN; encoded by the coding sequence ATGACGATAAAAAATATCACTGTTTTAGGTTCAGGAGTAATGGGACACGGTATTGCACAGGTATCAGCCACTGCAGGATACAATATTGTCCTAAGAGATATCGAGCAAGGATTTTTGGATAAGGCAATGGAGAAAATAAGATGGAGTTTAGATAAACTAGTTTCAAAAGAAAAAATTTCAAAAGAAGAAGGGGATGCAATTTTTGGTAGAATTAAACCAGTAGTAGATTTGAAGGAGGCAGTAAAAGATGCAGAGATGGTAATAGAGGTGGTACCAGAGATAATGGATTTGAAGAAAAAAGTTTATGCAGAATTAGATGAGGTGGCAGCACCTGAAGTAATCTTTGCATCAAACACAAGTACATTACCAATTACAGAGATTGCTAACACAACATCTAGGCCTGACAAATTTATTGGAATTCATTTCTTTAACCCTCCACAACTAATGAAATTAGTTGAAGTGATTCCAGGAGAAAAAACATCTCAGCAAGTCACAGAGTTGACTAAAGATTTTGTAAAATCAGTAAACAAACAAGCAGTACTGTGTAGAAAGGATGTCCCAGGATTCATCATTAACAGATTATTCATTCCAATGGTTCACGAAGCATGTTTTGTCAAAGATAGAACTGGAGCAACTCTTGAAGAGATTGATTCGGCAGTAAAATTCAAGTTAGGATTTCCCATGGGAATTTTTGAATTAGCAGATTTTACAGGCATGGATGTAATACACAAGGCAACAGTTGAGATGCACTTGAGGGACAAAAAAGTAATCAACCCACATCCACTAGTTGAAAAAATGTTTGATGAAAAAAAGTTGGGGCAAAAATCAGGTGAAGGTTATTACAAATACTCTGATGACAAATATGAAAGAGTTACACTATCTGAAGAGCTGGCACAAAAATGTGACCCAATTCAGATTGTTGCAAATATTCTAAACAATGCAGCATGGCTTGTAACAAATGGTGCAAGTGACATTGATGAAATTGAAAAAGCAGTTCAATTAGGATTGGGTCTCAAAAAACCACTATTTGAGACAGCAAAAGAGATTGGCATCAAAAATATTGTAGAAGAGTTAAACAAACTTGCTCAAGAGTACGGAGAGTTTTACAAACCAGACCCATTATTGGTGTCTATGCAGAACTAA
- a CDS encoding HIT family protein, protein MDCIFCKIIAKEIPCKILGETSNSISFLDAFPLAKGHVLVIPKNHHQKIQDMSGDENADLFSLVHKMISKVDSISGATLVAVHNGKDAGQEIPHVHVHLVPRSSDDSASAIHSMFDGTLKLPESELDEIYEKLKM, encoded by the coding sequence ATGGATTGTATTTTCTGTAAAATAATTGCAAAGGAAATTCCATGTAAAATACTTGGAGAAACTTCTAACTCCATTTCGTTTCTAGATGCATTTCCTCTAGCAAAGGGACACGTTCTAGTAATTCCAAAAAACCACCATCAGAAAATTCAAGACATGTCTGGTGATGAGAATGCCGATTTGTTTTCACTTGTGCATAAAATGATATCTAAAGTTGATTCTATTTCTGGTGCCACTTTGGTTGCAGTACACAACGGAAAAGATGCAGGACAAGAGATACCACATGTACACGTTCATTTAGTTCCAAGAAGTTCTGATGATTCTGCATCTGCAATACATAGCATGTTTGATGGCACATTGAAATTGCCTGAATCCGAATTAGATGAGATATATGAAAAACTAAAAATGTAA
- a CDS encoding ferredoxin produces MNAYQALKVLDVDSNSSQEEIKSAFRKKALEHHPDKSKNKNEDVEFKRITEAYEFLKKNHHQRNDVYHQNDSKPKTNFKRKPWGAPEDEKIPEQDWGKYTKEFEEGDPDFWKEYEKKFWEEYNARVRPDGRNGEYEKAKEPKKQPNLFVDVDKSLCIGCCSCEIIAPDVFEINKERMMNPKSSVINQKGAGVNKIMDAAMTCPTKAIIVENTDTKERMYPY; encoded by the coding sequence GTGAACGCGTATCAGGCCCTCAAGGTATTGGATGTTGATTCAAACTCATCACAAGAGGAGATAAAATCAGCATTTAGAAAAAAGGCACTAGAGCATCATCCAGACAAAAGTAAGAACAAAAATGAGGATGTGGAATTTAAAAGAATTACAGAGGCATATGAATTTCTTAAAAAAAATCATCATCAGAGAAATGATGTTTATCATCAAAATGATTCAAAACCAAAAACAAACTTCAAAAGAAAACCATGGGGCGCACCTGAAGATGAAAAAATTCCAGAGCAAGACTGGGGAAAGTACACAAAAGAGTTTGAAGAAGGAGATCCTGACTTTTGGAAAGAGTATGAAAAAAAATTTTGGGAAGAATACAATGCAAGAGTTCGTCCAGATGGACGAAATGGAGAATATGAAAAGGCAAAAGAGCCTAAAAAGCAGCCTAATCTCTTTGTAGATGTAGACAAGAGTTTGTGCATTGGTTGTTGTAGCTGTGAAATAATTGCTCCAGACGTATTTGAAATTAACAAAGAAAGAATGATGAATCCAAAATCATCAGTAATTAATCAAAAAGGTGCAGGAGTAAACAAGATTATGGATGCAGCAATGACTTGTCCCACAAAGGCAATAATTGTAGAAAACACAGACACGAAAGAAAGAATGTATCCTTATTGA
- a CDS encoding cupin domain-containing protein has product MSVRKNSEIESIQGNEGTSIKQFFHPHNTLNEINYSLAQFTLKPGKKSKIHKLKSSEIYYILEGSANLIVDDEVLELEKDDSIYVPPNSKQHIENKGEENLRFLCIVEPAWKAEDEIILE; this is encoded by the coding sequence ATGTCAGTTAGAAAAAATTCAGAAATAGAATCAATCCAAGGAAATGAAGGAACTAGTATCAAACAATTTTTTCACCCACACAATACGCTAAACGAGATTAACTATAGCCTTGCACAATTCACATTAAAGCCAGGAAAAAAATCAAAGATTCACAAGCTAAAGTCATCTGAAATATACTATATCTTAGAGGGAAGCGCAAATTTGATAGTAGATGATGAAGTTTTAGAACTAGAAAAAGATGATTCGATATATGTTCCACCAAACTCAAAGCAACATATTGAAAACAAGGGGGAAGAAAACTTGCGATTTTTGTGCATAGTAGAGCCTGCATGGAAAGCAGAAGATGAGATCATACTAGAATGA
- a CDS encoding cupin domain-containing protein: MKKSNINGINDKRNVNPNWFTSKTWMKVLSEKIKSKDQDIYHVHFEKGSRTKLHAHNGNQVLIATKGKGSLEIFKKYGTSKSNFKIKKTEKITLNEGDIVHIPAKTLHTHGSVDKKKTFSHIAINILPRKNAQYKTVWWESDFKTKAINII, encoded by the coding sequence ATGAAAAAATCAAATATCAATGGTATTAATGATAAAAGAAATGTAAATCCAAATTGGTTTACATCTAAAACATGGATGAAGGTTCTATCAGAGAAAATAAAATCAAAAGATCAAGACATCTATCATGTTCATTTTGAAAAGGGTTCTAGAACAAAACTTCATGCACATAATGGAAACCAAGTATTAATTGCAACCAAAGGTAAAGGCAGTCTTGAAATTTTTAAAAAGTATGGCACAAGTAAAAGCAATTTCAAAATAAAAAAGACTGAAAAGATTACTCTAAACGAAGGGGACATTGTACACATACCTGCAAAGACACTCCATACTCACGGATCTGTGGATAAAAAAAAGACGTTTTCTCATATTGCAATCAATATTTTGCCACGAAAAAATGCACAGTACAAGACAGTCTGGTGGGAATCAGATTTTAAGACAAAGGCTATTAATATCATTTAG
- a CDS encoding SHOCT domain-containing protein, whose protein sequence is MATKKKVGYIERFLKKADKAIDEGVKRADEVLEDAVEFGSMTAKQAAQASKEIQNRAKKESEQLHKKGTKKISEGISAVKNAGVGTEDDLATLEKLGKLRKAGVITQKEFQAKKKKILDRI, encoded by the coding sequence ATGGCAACAAAAAAGAAAGTTGGATATATTGAGAGATTTTTGAAAAAAGCAGACAAGGCAATTGATGAAGGGGTAAAGAGAGCAGACGAAGTATTAGAGGATGCAGTAGAGTTTGGTTCAATGACTGCAAAACAGGCAGCACAGGCAAGCAAAGAAATCCAAAACAGGGCAAAAAAAGAAAGCGAGCAACTACACAAGAAAGGTACCAAAAAAATTAGTGAAGGTATTTCTGCTGTAAAAAATGCAGGGGTAGGTACTGAAGATGATTTGGCAACACTTGAGAAACTAGGAAAACTTCGAAAGGCAGGAGTCATTACTCAAAAAGAATTTCAGGCAAAGAAAAAGAAGATTCTGGATAGAATTTAA
- a CDS encoding tetratricopeptide repeat protein, which yields MGLFGKKEDPEDLMYDAMDMVERNQPKAAISLFNKVLKQEPENKEALLQKGLALNKIKKYQDAITCFDRLIEVDPKDAQALNNRGIAMAETGNIQGAAEYYDKAIEADAKYASAYFNKGVLLDKLQEHEEALTILDKAISIDPKKPNAQIYKGIVLGKLKRNEEALNCFSNVCKKYPNNLDAFFQKGVQLAELGQHKKALDVFDEILKKFKGNVNVVYAKSRSLAALERYPESLELLKQAVSVSPKVIRAWAKEEPIFTKLHSNDQFRKLLKL from the coding sequence ATGGGACTGTTTGGCAAAAAAGAAGATCCTGAAGACCTAATGTATGATGCAATGGACATGGTAGAAAGAAATCAACCAAAAGCTGCCATTTCATTATTTAACAAAGTTCTAAAACAAGAGCCAGAAAACAAAGAGGCATTACTACAAAAGGGATTGGCGCTAAACAAGATAAAAAAATATCAGGACGCAATTACTTGCTTTGACAGACTGATAGAAGTTGATCCTAAAGATGCCCAAGCCCTAAACAACAGAGGAATAGCTATGGCAGAGACTGGCAACATTCAGGGGGCAGCAGAATATTACGACAAAGCAATAGAAGCTGATGCAAAGTACGCATCAGCCTATTTTAACAAAGGCGTACTACTAGACAAACTCCAAGAGCATGAAGAGGCCTTGACTATTTTAGACAAGGCAATCTCAATTGATCCAAAAAAGCCAAATGCCCAAATTTACAAAGGAATAGTTTTAGGAAAACTCAAAAGAAACGAGGAAGCCTTGAATTGCTTTTCTAATGTTTGCAAAAAATATCCAAATAATTTGGATGCATTCTTTCAAAAAGGAGTACAGTTAGCAGAATTAGGGCAACACAAAAAAGCACTAGATGTGTTTGATGAGATTTTAAAAAAATTCAAAGGCAATGTTAATGTGGTTTATGCAAAATCACGCAGTCTCGCAGCACTTGAGAGATATCCCGAATCCCTAGAACTCCTAAAGCAGGCAGTATCTGTAAGTCCCAAAGTCATTCGCGCATGGGCAAAAGAAGAGCCAATATTTACAAAGTTGCACAGCAATGATCAGTTCAGAAAGTTGCTAAAATTATAA
- a CDS encoding aspartate aminotransferase family protein yields MVLDYTKEYKKKTPASAKLFAKSAKMHINGVSHNIRFYEPYPFVVKKSLGKNLIDVDSNKYTDYWMGHWALILGHGPKGVKKNLQKQIEKSWMYGTVNEQTILLSELISKAVSVAEKIRYVTSGTEATMYAVRLARSVTGKKIIAKIDGGWHGYTSDLLKSVNWPFSESESSGVVNEEQIISIPYNDLVKSLSILKKYCKELAGVIIEPVLGGGGCIPADVDYLKGVQEFCKKNNSLFILDEIVTGFRFRFGCLYPTMKLDPDIVTLGKIVGGGMAIGVMCGKKEIMEYADTTGKKKSERSYVGGGTFSANPASMVAGFSTLSELKSKKSIYSKINSIGKYARKEITKTFDGKVAVTGKGSLFMTHFLKDGITEITNSSQAAKCDGELLAKYHFKMIAHDGIFFLPGKLGAISDAHSKSDIKKMVKASEDFIY; encoded by the coding sequence TTGGTTTTGGATTATACTAAAGAGTACAAAAAGAAAACTCCTGCATCAGCTAAACTATTTGCAAAATCAGCAAAGATGCATATCAATGGCGTTTCTCATAACATAAGATTTTATGAACCATATCCATTTGTTGTAAAAAAATCTTTAGGAAAAAATTTGATTGATGTTGATTCAAACAAGTATACAGATTACTGGATGGGTCATTGGGCTTTGATTCTAGGACACGGTCCAAAAGGAGTTAAAAAGAATCTACAAAAACAGATTGAGAAATCTTGGATGTATGGAACAGTAAATGAGCAGACCATCTTACTGTCTGAACTAATATCAAAAGCAGTTTCAGTAGCTGAGAAGATTCGTTATGTCACATCTGGAACTGAAGCTACAATGTATGCAGTAAGATTAGCCCGCTCTGTAACTGGGAAAAAAATTATTGCAAAGATTGATGGTGGATGGCACGGATATACTTCTGATTTACTAAAATCTGTAAACTGGCCGTTTTCAGAGTCTGAAAGTAGTGGTGTTGTAAATGAAGAGCAGATTATATCAATTCCATACAATGATTTGGTAAAATCACTTTCTATTTTGAAAAAATATTGCAAGGAATTAGCTGGTGTAATTATAGAGCCAGTTCTAGGTGGTGGAGGATGTATTCCAGCTGATGTTGATTACTTGAAAGGTGTACAGGAGTTTTGTAAAAAGAACAATTCGTTATTTATTTTAGATGAGATTGTTACTGGATTTAGATTTAGATTTGGGTGCCTATACCCTACAATGAAGCTTGATCCTGACATTGTAACTTTGGGAAAAATTGTAGGAGGGGGAATGGCAATTGGTGTGATGTGTGGCAAAAAGGAAATCATGGAGTATGCAGATACCACTGGAAAGAAAAAGTCAGAGAGAAGTTATGTTGGTGGAGGTACGTTTTCTGCAAATCCTGCCTCAATGGTGGCAGGTTTTTCTACACTATCTGAGTTGAAAAGTAAAAAATCAATTTATTCTAAAATTAACTCTATTGGGAAATATGCAAGAAAAGAGATTACCAAAACATTTGATGGTAAGGTTGCAGTTACTGGAAAGGGTTCATTGTTTATGACTCATTTTCTAAAAGACGGAATTACTGAAATTACAAACTCATCTCAGGCTGCAAAATGCGATGGGGAATTATTGGCAAAGTATCACTTTAAGATGATAGCCCATGATGGAATATTTTTCTTACCAGGAAAACTTGGCGCAATATCAGATGCACATTCAAAGTCAGATATCAAAAAGATGGTAAAGGCATCTGAGGACTTTATTTATTAG